A region from the Dysidea avara chromosome 15, odDysAvar1.4, whole genome shotgun sequence genome encodes:
- the LOC136246129 gene encoding uncharacterized protein isoform X2, whose protein sequence is MMKYIILLLLFATGLAANEDVTVGISEANPASSCNEIYHRNPTSRGSVGQYWIKTDEGKFKVTCNMKLKCGGVGGGWMQVVDVDMTRDDTCPGTWHKITSPRRLCLGYEVGCNSAQFDVKGVSYEHICGQVKAYQKGNMNAYQPKKQSIDNVYVGGVSVTLGSPRKHVWTYTVGLSDDYDHGGNFNCPCATHPGPPPPAFVGNDYYCESGDVGERDPSLYYLSDPLWDGHGCTSGNYQ, encoded by the exons ATGATGAAGTACATTATCCTCCTGTTGTTATTTGCTACTGGCTTAGCTGCTAATGAAGATGTAACTGTTGGTATTAGTGAAGCTAATCCTGCTAGTAGTTGTAATGAGATATACCATCGTAATCCTACTAGTAGGGGAAGTGTTGGACAGTACTGGATCAAGACTGATGAAGGAAAGTTTAAGGTGACATGTAACATGAAGCTAAAGTGTGGTGGTGTTGGAGGAGGATGGATGCAAGTTGTTGATGTGGACATGACTCGAGATGATACCTGTCCAGGAACATGGCATAAGATCACTAGTCCAAGGAGGTTGTGTTTAGGATATGAAGTTGGGTGTAATTCTGCACAGTTTGATGTTAAAGGAGTTAGTTATGAACACATTTGTGGACAAGTTAAAGCCTATCAGAAGGGAAATATGAATGCATATCAACCAAAGAAACAGTCAATCGATAATGTTTATGTTGGTGGTGTTTCTGTCACTTTGGGTTCACCACGTAAACATGTGTGGACCTATACTGTTGGTTTAAGTGATGACTATGATCATGGTGGCAATTTCAACTGTCCATGTGCCACTCATCCTGGTCCCCCTCCACCTGCCTTTGTAGGTAATGattactactgtgagtctggagATGTGGGAGAACGTGACCCATCCCTGTACTACTTATCCGACCCTTTATGGGATGGTCATGGCTGTACTAGTG GAAACTACCAGTAG
- the LOC136245874 gene encoding uncharacterized protein gives MVDALVFLNKNSYLLDLTEEEPPAPQAELLLLPKEHEMIEISDNEDDMDDVITIQSGDEETYESDTSSHTVVMMKYIILLLLFATGLAAKEDVTVGISEANPASSCNEIYHRNPTSRGSVGQYWIKTDEGKFKVTCNMKLKCGGVGGGWMKIVDVDMTQEFYFDGISITLGSRRKHLWTYAAALSDDGNYPKWNCPCATYPGPSPPAFVGNDYYCESGDVGTYVAAPFYLSDPLWDGHGCTNGNGCCAQVGMPWFYRKLPVAVTENFEIRICLNELTSDEDITVEKVELYVM, from the exons ATGGTAGATGCTTTGGTGTTTCTTAACAAGAACTCTTATTTGTTGGATCTAACTGAAGAGGAGCCACCAGCTCCACAAGCAGAGTTACTTCTGTTGCCAAAAGAGCATGAGATGATTGAGATCAGTGACAATGAAGATGATATGGATGATGTGATTACTATTCAATCTGGAGATGAAGAAACTTATGAGAGCGATACTTCAAGCCA TACAGTTGTAATGATGAAGTACATTATCCTCCTGTTGTTATTTGCTACTGGCTTAGCTGCTAAGGAAGATGTAACTGTTGGTATTAGTGAAGCTAATCCTGCTAGTAGTTGTAATGAGATATACCATCGTAATCCTACTAGTAGGGGAAGTGTTGGACAGTACTGGATCAAGACTGATGAAGGAAAATTTAAGGTGACATGTAACATGAAGCTAAAGTGTGGTGGTGTTGGAGGAGGATGGATGAAAATTGTTGATGTGGACATGACTCAAGA GTTTTATTTTGATGGTATTTCCATCACTTTAGGATCACGACGTAAACATTTGTGGACCTATGCTGCTGCTTTAAGTGATGATGGTAACTATCCAAAGTGGAACTGTCCATGTGCCACTTATCCTGGTCCCTCTCCACCTGCCTTTGTAGGGAATGactactactgtgagtctggagATGTGGGGACATATGTTGCTGCTCCTTTCTACTTGTCGGATCCTTTGTGGGACGGTCATGGCTGTACTAATGGTAATGGTTGTTGTGCTCAAGTAGGTATGCCATGGTTTTATAGGAAACTACCAGTAGCAGTGACTGAGAACTTTGAAATTCGTATTTGTCTTAATGAACTTACATCTGATGAAGACATTACTGTTGAGAAAGTGGAGTTGTATGTTATGTAG
- the LOC136246129 gene encoding uncharacterized protein isoform X1, whose translation MMKYIILLLLFATGLAANEDVTVGISEANPASSCNEIYHRNPTSRGSVGQYWIKTDEGKFKVTCNMKLKCGGVGGGWMQVVDVDMTRDDTCPGTWHKITSPRRLCLGYEVGCNSAQFDVKGVSYEHICGQVKAYQKGNMNAYQPKKQSIDNVYVGGVSVTLGSPRKHVWTYTVGLSDDYDHGGNFNCPCATHPGPPPPAFVGNDYYCESGDVGERDPSLYYLSDPLWDGHGCTSGNGCCSQVGMPWFYRKLPVAVAGNFEVRICLMDPHSNEDVAVEKVELYVM comes from the coding sequence ATGATGAAGTACATTATCCTCCTGTTGTTATTTGCTACTGGCTTAGCTGCTAATGAAGATGTAACTGTTGGTATTAGTGAAGCTAATCCTGCTAGTAGTTGTAATGAGATATACCATCGTAATCCTACTAGTAGGGGAAGTGTTGGACAGTACTGGATCAAGACTGATGAAGGAAAGTTTAAGGTGACATGTAACATGAAGCTAAAGTGTGGTGGTGTTGGAGGAGGATGGATGCAAGTTGTTGATGTGGACATGACTCGAGATGATACCTGTCCAGGAACATGGCATAAGATCACTAGTCCAAGGAGGTTGTGTTTAGGATATGAAGTTGGGTGTAATTCTGCACAGTTTGATGTTAAAGGAGTTAGTTATGAACACATTTGTGGACAAGTTAAAGCCTATCAGAAGGGAAATATGAATGCATATCAACCAAAGAAACAGTCAATCGATAATGTTTATGTTGGTGGTGTTTCTGTCACTTTGGGTTCACCACGTAAACATGTGTGGACCTATACTGTTGGTTTAAGTGATGACTATGATCATGGTGGCAATTTCAACTGTCCATGTGCCACTCATCCTGGTCCCCCTCCACCTGCCTTTGTAGGTAATGattactactgtgagtctggagATGTGGGAGAACGTGACCCATCCCTGTACTACTTATCCGACCCTTTATGGGATGGTCATGGCTGTACTAGTGGTAATGGTTGTTGTTCTCAAGTAGGTATGCCATGGTTCTATAGGAAACTACCAGTAGCAGTGGCCGGCAACTTTGAAGTTCGTATTTGTTTAATGGACCCTCATAGCAATGAAGATGTTGCTGTTGAGAAAGTGGAGTTGTATGTGATGTAG